A stretch of the Paenibacillus dendritiformis genome encodes the following:
- a CDS encoding FecCD family ABC transporter permease encodes MIEPALRLRQRLIVSGLLALIVITIVIGMGMGYASLSYERLIPTILGQGSFKEEFVLFSVRLPRILITLLAGMGLALSGAILQGITRNDLADPGIVGINSGAGVGVVVFFLFFPVNAGSFVYLLPLVAFAGALLTACCIYLFSYKRQQGLQPIRLVLTGVGFSMALSGVMIVLISSAERAKVDFIAKWLAGNIWGTDWPFIGALLPWLLVLVPFTLYKANRLNVLALSEPVAIGLGMPLNKERLVLLFAAVALAASAVSVTGGIAFIGLMAPHIAKAMVSPRHQLFLPVAILMGGWLLLVADTIGRQLADPDGIAAGIMVAFIGAPYFIYLLLKK; translated from the coding sequence ATGATCGAACCTGCTCTGCGCCTTAGACAGCGCCTTATCGTATCGGGCCTGCTGGCTCTTATTGTCATCACGATCGTTATCGGCATGGGGATGGGCTACGCCTCGCTGTCCTACGAGCGGTTGATCCCGACGATTCTGGGGCAAGGCAGCTTCAAAGAGGAGTTTGTCTTATTTTCCGTTCGTCTGCCGCGCATTCTGATCACGCTGTTGGCCGGGATGGGTCTGGCGCTGTCCGGCGCGATATTGCAAGGGATCACGCGCAATGATCTGGCCGATCCCGGCATCGTCGGCATCAACTCGGGCGCCGGCGTAGGTGTGGTTGTGTTCTTTTTATTCTTTCCGGTGAATGCCGGATCGTTCGTCTACTTGCTCCCGCTGGTCGCCTTCGCGGGCGCGCTGCTTACCGCCTGCTGCATCTATCTGTTCTCTTACAAGAGACAGCAGGGCTTGCAGCCGATCCGCCTCGTCCTCACCGGCGTCGGCTTCTCCATGGCGCTGTCCGGGGTCATGATCGTCCTGATCTCCTCGGCGGAGCGCGCCAAGGTCGACTTTATCGCCAAATGGCTCGCGGGGAATATATGGGGTACGGACTGGCCGTTCATCGGGGCGCTTCTCCCCTGGCTGCTGGTCCTGGTTCCGTTCACGCTGTACAAGGCCAACCGCCTGAATGTGCTTGCGCTTAGCGAGCCTGTCGCCATCGGGCTCGGGATGCCGCTGAACAAAGAGCGGCTCGTCCTCCTGTTCGCCGCGGTCGCGCTGGCCGCTTCGGCGGTGTCTGTCACCGGCGGCATCGCCTTCATCGGCCTGATGGCGCCGCATATCGCCAAAGCGATGGTCAGCCCGCGGCATCAGCTCTTCCTCCCCGTCGCCATTCTGATGGGCGGCTGGCTGCTGCTGGTTGCCGATACAATCGGCCGCCAGCTGGCCGATCCCGACGGCATCGCCGCTGGGATTATGGTCGCCTTCATCGGCGCGCCGTATTTCATCTATTTGTTGCTGAAAAAATAA
- a CDS encoding NAD-dependent deacylase yields the protein MLANWLNESASTVVFSGAGLSTESGLQDFRSADRGMWNDRDPMALASLDAMEENHDEFARFYRWRIGEMRKHGPNPGHRILADWERRGIIRGVITQNVENYHEQAGTSAIAKLHGDLGTLRCMTCHAQYPCTDYVEPKRLTRCARNGCGGRVRPNVVLFGEWLPERELVRADAMLDGVELLLVLGSSLQVSPANQFPRLAKERGARLVIVNREPTPADGAADLIIRHSIGEVLRCTDMELARLSDG from the coding sequence ATGCTTGCCAACTGGCTGAACGAATCGGCGTCGACGGTCGTATTTTCGGGAGCGGGCCTGTCGACCGAGAGCGGACTGCAGGATTTCCGGTCTGCGGACAGAGGGATGTGGAACGATCGGGACCCGATGGCATTGGCTAGCCTGGACGCGATGGAGGAGAACCATGATGAATTCGCCCGGTTCTACCGGTGGCGCATCGGAGAGATGCGGAAGCACGGGCCGAATCCGGGGCATCGGATATTGGCCGATTGGGAGCGAAGAGGCATCATCCGCGGCGTCATCACGCAGAACGTGGAAAATTATCACGAGCAGGCCGGGACATCGGCCATCGCGAAGCTGCACGGCGACCTGGGCACCCTCCGGTGCATGACGTGCCATGCACAGTATCCCTGCACCGATTATGTGGAGCCGAAGCGGTTGACCCGCTGCGCCAGGAACGGCTGCGGCGGGCGGGTGCGCCCGAATGTGGTGCTGTTCGGGGAATGGCTGCCGGAGCGGGAGCTTGTCCGGGCCGATGCGATGCTCGACGGCGTGGAGCTGCTTCTCGTCCTCGGCTCCTCGCTGCAGGTCAGTCCGGCCAATCAATTCCCGCGGCTGGCCAAGGAGCGCGGGGCGCGGCTCGTCATTGTGAACCGGGAGCCAACCCCTGCGGATGGGGCGGCCGATCTGATCATCCGCCATTCGATTGGCGAGGTGCTGCGATGCACGGACATGGAGCTGGCCCGGCTGTCGGACGGGTAG
- a CDS encoding RCC1 domain-containing protein encodes MGIYRKESGHRPVKKAGKRIDVMVKAVLIAAVVMLAAFPYGHPSPVQAEAKTLTIQHALHNQKKLAAANAHYMAVNSDGSVKTWGQRLKGEPSVPKKLRDVVAVTSSRNAAFALKKDGTIAQWGSGSGLHSSHSGTDLSKIKDAVSISANLGTLFIVHRNGKVSYYHHINDGGNGKLSIPAGLKNVVDVSSGPYHVLALKKDGTVAAWGKNYEGMAKVPPGLNNVAAVAAGSSVSAALRKDGTAVAWGNGFPKGKIHEAPYRDIVGLSAGFSEIYLLRADGSLAVWREQTISPIAGLPKLMAISVQGEDGLLGMTMDGSVMELDVPRQVQLPDHSAIGIVSLSSNYAEYAVVHQDGTLSTWSRYLASESGKIPAAATDIGAISLSSNKHALALKRDGTVVSWGSNEQGEATVPAGLNDVMAVAAGYQYSLALRKDGTVAAWGSDKFNDITGAAGLTDVAAIAAGAPNLALKRDGTVVAWGYAAHKFPEGIPASVAIANAGGSFSAALHEDGSITVWDDSRNIVTINDFRDREQEVISIHLGNGGELWVLLKDGSAVAFHCSTGAELQRIGKDIHLVQVSGDIGIRSNGELVPLEPYLNGR; translated from the coding sequence ATGGGCATATATCGGAAGGAATCCGGTCATCGGCCTGTAAAAAAAGCGGGGAAGCGAATCGATGTCATGGTGAAGGCGGTTCTCATTGCGGCGGTCGTCATGCTGGCGGCATTTCCTTACGGCCATCCGTCGCCAGTGCAGGCGGAAGCGAAGACACTCACGATTCAGCATGCGCTGCACAACCAAAAAAAGCTGGCTGCGGCCAACGCACATTATATGGCGGTGAATAGCGACGGTTCGGTAAAGACATGGGGCCAACGGCTCAAGGGCGAGCCGTCGGTTCCGAAGAAGCTGCGTGATGTCGTGGCCGTTACTTCATCGCGTAACGCGGCGTTCGCGCTCAAAAAAGACGGCACGATCGCGCAATGGGGTTCGGGTTCGGGTCTCCATTCCTCGCACAGCGGCACAGACTTGTCCAAAATAAAGGATGCGGTGTCGATATCGGCCAATCTGGGGACCTTGTTCATCGTCCACCGGAACGGCAAGGTAAGCTACTACCACCATATCAATGACGGAGGAAACGGGAAGCTCTCCATTCCGGCCGGATTGAAGAATGTGGTGGATGTGTCTTCGGGACCGTATCATGTGCTTGCCTTGAAAAAGGACGGAACGGTTGCGGCATGGGGGAAGAATTATGAAGGAATGGCCAAGGTGCCGCCAGGACTGAACAACGTAGCGGCGGTGGCGGCAGGAAGCAGCGTGTCCGCCGCGCTTCGGAAGGACGGCACGGCGGTAGCGTGGGGCAACGGATTTCCGAAGGGGAAGATCCATGAAGCGCCCTATCGGGACATCGTAGGCCTGTCTGCAGGCTTCAGCGAGATTTATTTGCTGCGGGCCGACGGTTCATTGGCGGTATGGAGAGAACAAACGATTTCCCCAATCGCAGGTCTGCCGAAGCTAATGGCGATCTCGGTTCAGGGCGAAGACGGGCTGCTCGGCATGACCATGGACGGATCGGTCATGGAGTTGGATGTTCCGCGGCAGGTGCAGCTTCCGGATCATTCCGCGATCGGGATTGTCTCGCTCTCCTCCAATTATGCGGAGTATGCCGTGGTTCATCAGGACGGTACGCTATCGACGTGGTCACGGTACCTGGCGTCGGAATCGGGCAAGATTCCGGCCGCAGCGACCGATATTGGGGCGATATCGCTCTCCTCGAACAAGCATGCCTTGGCTCTGAAGCGGGACGGCACGGTGGTCTCCTGGGGCAGTAATGAACAAGGAGAAGCTACTGTGCCCGCCGGCCTGAACGATGTTATGGCGGTGGCTGCCGGCTATCAATATTCTCTTGCCTTGCGGAAGGACGGTACAGTCGCCGCGTGGGGGAGCGACAAATTCAATGATATCACCGGAGCGGCAGGGCTGACCGATGTCGCCGCCATTGCCGCCGGAGCGCCGAATCTGGCCCTGAAGCGAGACGGGACCGTTGTAGCCTGGGGATATGCCGCGCACAAGTTTCCAGAGGGGATTCCCGCATCCGTCGCGATAGCGAATGCCGGCGGTTCGTTCTCGGCCGCATTGCATGAGGACGGTTCGATTACGGTATGGGATGATTCCCGTAATATCGTAACAATCAATGACTTCCGGGATCGGGAGCAGGAGGTAATATCGATCCATCTGGGGAATGGAGGCGAGCTGTGGGTGCTGTTGAAGGATGGTTCGGCCGTTGCGTTTCATTGTTCTACCGGCGCTGAGCTGCAGCGCATCGGCAAGGATATCCATCTGGTCCAGGTGTCCGGCGATATCGGAATTCGGAGCAACGGGGAACTGGTTCCGCTGGAACCTTATTTGAATGGACGATAA
- a CDS encoding alanine/glycine:cation symporter family protein, which produces MEFIYDIISFNNTFWSYVLIVILISAGLYFTFRTKFVQFRMAGEMVRLLGEGASSSKKGQGGVSSFGAFCISTASRVGTGNLAGVALAIATGGPGAVFWMWLIALIGSATAFIESTLAQIYKVKDKGGFRGGPAYYMEKGLNKRWMGVLFAVLITICYGLVFNSVQANTLSLALESAYGMDRFWVGVVVAALTGFVIFGGVQRIVKASEYLVPVMAGGYVLLALYIVVTNLSELPAVIGLIVRSAFGFEQVAGGGLGAAIMMGIKRGLFSNEAGMGSAPNAAAAADVTHPAKQGLVQALGVFVDTLLVCSATAFIVLFSSAYGAEDLTGIELVQAALANHIGSWAVSFIAIAVFLLAFSSLVGNYYYGETNIEFIKSSKTWLFLYRLSVVGMVLFGSVAKVAIVWDLADLFMAFMAITNLIAIVLLSRIAFDALKDYQEQKRQGRNPVFHLSHFQSLRNVECWGEPHEPDLK; this is translated from the coding sequence TTGGAGTTTATCTACGATATTATTTCTTTTAACAATACATTTTGGTCTTATGTACTGATTGTAATTTTGATCTCGGCAGGCTTGTACTTCACGTTCAGAACGAAGTTCGTCCAATTTAGAATGGCGGGCGAGATGGTACGCTTATTGGGTGAAGGCGCAAGCAGCTCCAAGAAAGGACAAGGCGGGGTATCCTCGTTCGGCGCATTTTGCATCAGCACGGCTTCCCGGGTAGGCACGGGGAACCTGGCGGGGGTAGCGCTCGCGATTGCCACGGGCGGCCCGGGAGCCGTCTTCTGGATGTGGCTTATCGCTTTGATTGGATCGGCTACCGCGTTCATCGAATCGACGCTGGCGCAAATCTATAAGGTAAAGGACAAGGGCGGCTTCCGCGGCGGACCGGCTTACTATATGGAGAAAGGGCTGAACAAACGCTGGATGGGCGTGCTGTTCGCCGTTCTCATCACGATATGCTACGGCCTTGTGTTCAACTCCGTGCAAGCGAACACGCTCTCCCTGGCCTTGGAAAGCGCCTATGGCATGGATCGCTTCTGGGTGGGGGTCGTTGTCGCTGCCCTCACCGGATTTGTCATTTTTGGCGGCGTGCAGCGAATCGTGAAGGCTTCCGAATATTTGGTGCCCGTTATGGCGGGCGGGTATGTGCTCCTTGCCCTCTATATTGTGGTTACCAATCTGTCGGAGCTTCCTGCGGTGATCGGACTCATTGTCCGGAGCGCATTTGGCTTCGAGCAGGTGGCCGGCGGCGGATTGGGCGCTGCGATTATGATGGGGATTAAGCGGGGGCTGTTCTCCAATGAAGCGGGAATGGGAAGCGCTCCGAATGCTGCGGCCGCGGCCGATGTCACTCATCCGGCGAAGCAGGGCTTGGTTCAAGCTCTGGGCGTGTTTGTGGACACGCTGTTGGTCTGCAGCGCAACCGCTTTTATCGTTCTGTTCTCCAGCGCGTACGGCGCTGAAGATCTGACGGGTATTGAGCTTGTTCAGGCCGCGTTGGCCAATCATATCGGCAGCTGGGCCGTTAGCTTCATCGCGATTGCCGTGTTCCTTCTCGCCTTCAGTTCACTCGTGGGCAACTATTATTACGGGGAGACGAATATTGAGTTCATCAAGAGCAGTAAAACATGGCTGTTCCTTTATCGTCTTTCCGTGGTGGGCATGGTTCTGTTCGGGTCTGTTGCCAAGGTCGCGATCGTATGGGATTTGGCCGATCTGTTCATGGCGTTCATGGCGATTACGAACCTGATTGCCATTGTGTTGCTGAGCCGAATCGCGTTCGACGCGCTGAAGGATTACCAGGAGCAGAAGCGTCAGGGCCGCAACCCGGTCTTCCATCTCTCTCATTTCCAATCGCTACGCAATGTCGAATGCTGGGGAGAACCACACGAACCCGATCTCAAATAA
- the def gene encoding peptide deformylase → MAERAILPFGDPILRKVAKPVEELTPRILKLLDDMAETLYASDGRAGLAAPQVGVLRRAIVMDCGEGLIELINPEIVELSGEQDGVEACLSFPGYYGHVKRANAVTVTSLDREGKPFTLKGEGYLARCIQHEIDHLNGVLFVDHVKDRWLYHEKTKQKIALLDVIRLTNQGV, encoded by the coding sequence ATGGCGGAACGTGCAATATTGCCTTTTGGGGACCCTATATTGCGGAAGGTGGCCAAGCCGGTGGAGGAACTGACGCCGCGAATCCTCAAGCTGTTGGATGATATGGCGGAGACGCTGTATGCCAGCGACGGGCGCGCCGGCCTCGCCGCGCCGCAGGTCGGGGTGCTGCGAAGAGCGATCGTGATGGATTGCGGCGAAGGCTTAATCGAGCTGATCAATCCCGAGATTGTGGAGCTAAGCGGGGAGCAGGACGGCGTGGAAGCCTGTTTGTCATTTCCCGGCTATTACGGACATGTGAAGAGGGCGAATGCGGTCACCGTGACAAGCCTGGACCGGGAAGGGAAGCCCTTCACGTTGAAGGGGGAAGGATATCTTGCGCGATGCATTCAGCATGAGATCGATCATTTAAATGGCGTGCTGTTCGTAGATCATGTGAAGGACAGATGGCTGTATCACGAGAAGACGAAGCAAAAAATAGCGCTGCTGGATGTGATTCGGTTAACCAATCAAGGGGTGTAG
- a CDS encoding helix-turn-helix domain-containing protein codes for MLVWMLRKVMAERGIWSGAALSRLLRERANYILSAPSISALMNGQPRQMKAETLDALCTALDCTPNDLWAHTPPMKKEGVK; via the coding sequence ATGCTCGTATGGATGCTGCGCAAGGTGATGGCGGAGAGGGGAATATGGTCGGGGGCGGCATTGTCCCGCTTGCTGCGCGAGAGAGCGAATTATATTTTGTCCGCGCCGTCGATAAGCGCATTGATGAACGGGCAGCCGCGGCAAATGAAGGCCGAGACGCTGGACGCCTTGTGCACGGCGCTGGATTGCACGCCCAATGATTTGTGGGCGCATACGCCACCAATGAAGAAGGAAGGAGTGAAGTGA
- a CDS encoding YitT family protein: protein MKKRCIDIFVIMAGAFIFALAINLFVIPNELGEGGVTGVTIILYYLFQWSPGLVSFILNSILLIVGYKFLDKNTTVYTIIAVVFNSLFLHLTQDWRIESNELIINTIFGGVFTGVGIGLIIRVGGTTAGTTILARIMNKYLDWNVSYALLFFDLIVAFSSYFIIGAESLMFTIVMLYIGTKVMDFIIEGVNPKKAVTIVSKEHDKIAEQVNVVMDRGVTVLYGHGHYTKMPKEILYIVISKQEVSTLKKIVKAIDKDAFITIHDVRDVFGEGFVDISK from the coding sequence ATGAAAAAACGTTGCATCGATATTTTTGTCATTATGGCGGGGGCATTCATTTTTGCGCTGGCCATCAATTTGTTCGTCATTCCGAACGAGCTCGGCGAAGGCGGGGTGACGGGGGTCACCATCATACTGTACTACCTGTTCCAATGGTCTCCGGGGCTCGTCAGCTTCATTCTGAACTCCATTCTGCTCATCGTCGGGTATAAATTCCTGGACAAAAATACGACCGTATATACAATCATCGCCGTCGTGTTCAACTCGTTGTTCCTGCATTTGACCCAGGATTGGCGCATTGAATCGAATGAGCTGATCATTAACACGATATTCGGGGGAGTCTTTACGGGCGTAGGGATCGGCTTGATTATCCGAGTCGGGGGCACGACTGCGGGAACCACCATCTTGGCCCGGATCATGAACAAGTATCTGGACTGGAACGTGAGCTATGCGCTGTTATTCTTCGATCTGATCGTCGCTTTTTCCTCTTACTTCATTATTGGCGCGGAGAGTCTCATGTTCACCATTGTGATGCTCTATATCGGGACGAAGGTGATGGACTTCATCATTGAAGGCGTCAATCCGAAGAAAGCCGTGACGATCGTGTCCAAGGAGCACGACAAAATCGCGGAGCAGGTCAATGTGGTCATGGACCGTGGGGTGACCGTCTTATATGGTCATGGGCATTACACGAAAATGCCGAAGGAGATTCTGTATATCGTCATCAGCAAGCAGGAAGTGAGCACGCTCAAAAAGATCGTAAAAGCGATTGATAAAGACGCTTTTATCACGATTCATGATGTGCGGGACGTGTTCGGCGAAGGGTTCGTCGATATCTCGAAATAA